One segment of Pasteurella skyensis DNA contains the following:
- a CDS encoding Mor transcription activator family protein, with the protein MIKVDCVVSNNKFQKSFIKKAVICFDKAFEEGSTKEEVKNIFLEKFSFYFEGKDFYIPKSYARNIKNNARNRLIRKEFNGTNHQELAFKYGVSHQWIYKIVKGTNNG; encoded by the coding sequence GTGATTAAAGTGGATTGCGTTGTTAGTAATAACAAGTTTCAAAAATCATTTATTAAAAAAGCTGTAATTTGTTTTGATAAAGCTTTTGAAGAAGGTAGTACAAAAGAAGAAGTAAAAAATATTTTTTTAGAAAAGTTTTCTTTTTATTTTGAAGGGAAAGATTTTTATATCCCTAAAAGCTATGCAAGGAATATAAAAAATAATGCAAGAAATAGATTAATAAGAAAAGAATTTAATGGAACAAATCATCAAGAACTAGCATTCAAGTATGGTGTTTCTCATCAATGGATTTATAAAATAGTAAAAGGTACAAACAATGGCTAA
- a CDS encoding Mor transcription activator family protein, protein MELKGIEYSINLFVEGVGLSIDKAFEKGSTKEEMTKIFLETFCDYCGGLNFYFPKKYAKDCQNAARDRLIRKEFNGKNHRELAVKYGISLHWIYKILKNKNSN, encoded by the coding sequence ATGGAATTAAAAGGCATTGAATATTCAATAAATCTTTTTGTTGAAGGTGTTGGCTTATCTATTGATAAAGCCTTTGAAAAAGGTAGTACAAAAGAAGAAATGACAAAAATATTTTTAGAAACCTTTTGCGATTATTGTGGTGGTCTTAACTTCTATTTCCCTAAAAAATATGCGAAAGATTGTCAAAATGCGGCAAGAGATAGATTAATAAGAAAAGAATTTAACGGTAAAAATCATCGAGAATTAGCAGTGAAATATGGCATTTCTCTTCATTGGATTTATAAAATCTTAAAAAATAAAAATAGCAACTAG